The DNA window TCCAGTGCTCGCGACGAGTCCAATCCCGTGAACAACAAGCTTATCAACGTGATAAGTCTGAGGGAAGAAGCCGACATTTTTGTCAGCGGGTATGATTATGCATACTATTAAATAGTTATTCTACTAAACTCCTACGTCACTTTACAGGGTGCAGAAGAACGATCCCATTGTTCTTACAGGGTCTCCATACACAGCGGAGGTTGTCAACTACTACGAGGTCAAGAGCCACGGTCCCAGTACTTTAAGAAATTTGACTGTGTCCCTCTATATTCCCGTGGCCTACCAGCAGTCTGGTTCCACAAATGTTATAAGTATCGTTACGTCCACCCCGAAGATACAGTCCAAGTACTACGATGAACTGCCTATGAAACTCTACTATCAAAATGACGCAATGATCAGGAACATCGCCAAATACCATGAGCAAAGTACTCTGTTCCCCTCCACGGCCCCACAAAATGAGAGTGCCGAGTATCTCGGAGGAAATGTGGATCAAAACTCGAGCATATCGCTGTTGAACGAGAATCTGCCGGTGAATAACACCCTTGTGTTAGACTGCCAGGATTACAACGTCACGATATGCGTCCAGGTGGAAATGCGACTCGAAAGCGGGCTACAACTTAAGCCGGAAGAGCTATCGAACCTGACTGTAAGCTTTATCGTGGATCTCAAGGACGCAGAGGATATCTGGGAGTACTTCGTCATTAAGACCGACTTAAAGGTGTGTAAGATAGGCGATCCCACTTTAAGTTCATTTACCGTGCAAAAGAAGATCCAATCGAACGTTATAAGCAAACATCCTGAAGTTGCCATTTGGAAAATCATTGTGTCCGTGATCGTTGGCATTTTGGTGCTTTCGGCCACAACATATGTCCTTTACAAGGTTCGTATCCATTCGTCTCAGATTTATTTCAGCTCCAAACTGACTTAATTGATTTACTTTATAGCGCGGATTCTTTAAGCGAGCCATCAAAAACGAACTAACACAGTTAATTCGAGATAGTTTTGAGGACGCGATTATAAAGACAGAGGCACAGGAGGATGCTGAGTGTGCGCAGAGTTGGATGaaaatgcaagaaaattaTGAATGAAATAAAGTGGTAATCTTCTCAATTATTCTTCTCAGTTAATGAGGTGAATTtccaattttaaattgttaataatttatttcaataaaaataacgtACAATTCTTAACATAAATAGGTacaatcataaatattttattaaaatgcattgTTATTCTTAATccttgaaaatatttaaaaatctaaTCTAAATTACTAGCACACACTGGCCAAACATGAACAATTTTAGCGATCTTTTAACATACCTATAACATTTAGTCTATGTATATACAATAATATCTATGCCGCCGAAAAAGGCAGttgcacacaaaacacacgaATTTCCCCCAGATAAGCAAGTAAAATGTACTATCTAAGAAGACGTTATACTCGTACACATATGATAACACACATTGCCAAACAGTACATATCGTAGTGAGCCTCGTAGACTACAAAATGTAACTTCGACAGGGACAGGTATAAGTACATATGCTGCGATAGGTTTCTAATTGAGCTGAGGTAAGTGCTCATGATAGGCTTGGATAAAGTAGAGTGGTTGCATTTAGATATGTCTGTGTAAAAGTTGCTTGCAACGTTGCAATATGTATGGCTGACTACACCTAGGAGTTTGTAAAAGTACCGAGTATGTGAATATGTGCACCGCATAAATCAGGCGTTTCaatatgcatatttttggtGGTACCTATTGTATTGACATCGAACGAAAACAGATATTCTATGCGTCTGCCCTTATAGTGTACAATAACAATGAGGCtttctaaataaatacttGTATAAAAATACAGAGAATTTGTGAACTATGTATTGTCAAAATCATTAACACGTACTTAACTGGCGAACCCTcgaataaatatgcataatcTCTGATATCTGTTTCCCAGATCCCAACGCTAGTTCATCAACTTATTTATCACCCACTCCTATGACTAGTTTCCCCATTGAGCACAGTGTGTGACACACACGTTTCATTGGCCTAGACCTTCCACTTTGCTAACACATTGTCTCGTTGAACGGCGGATCCTTTTCCGATTCGGTGCTGCTCTTGATGTTCGACGATAGTTTGGCGATCTCGTCCTGCACCAGGTGGGTGCTGATCTGGGGTATGGATAGCGCCGGATTGCTGCTCTTGGCTGACGAGCCGACGGACTCGTCCGTGCTGGAGCTGCTCTCCTTCAGCACATTCATGCCCAGCTTGCTCGCAAAGGGCTGCGGCTTGAGCGTGGAAATCAGTTTGGCCTGACCAGCCTGGGCCGCCTCCGGTGTCTGAGGCACTGCCTCGGCGGACGGCTGAGACGGCTTGCCCTGGTCGACGCTAAACTGTTTCTTTAGCAGCATCGGACGCACTGGCGGTGCCGGCGCTGCCTGCATCGTCACTGGCCCCGAGGAGCTAAGATCCAGCGAACTAGAGCTCTCCTCTCGCAAACGCCTGCCATCGGCAGCGCCTACCGAGGCGGTACGGATGGGCTGGTAACGCGCCGTGGCAGTGCCGCCCACAGCGCCAACGCTAATGCTAATTCCCGTCGCCGAGTGCGAGTCGCCGGCGTCCAACGAGGGCTCCGCCGTCAGCGAGGGTGTGTCCACATTATAGGAGCCCGTCAGCGAAGTGTTTGTCTCGTTGGAGCTCTGCTTGATAAAGCGGTACGGATGCGCCGAGTAGTCCGTTTCCGTGCTGGAGTTCTTCTGCAGACTCTCACTGGACTTCTTGAACAGCCGACCCTCGTACGGCGGATTAAGGAAGTCACTGGTGGCCCGTGTGGGCACCAACGGTGAGGGATACGTTTGCTGCTCCATCGAGGAGTTGCGCTGCCAGGGGCGCTCGTTCTTCAATTGAAAGCCGCTCGAGATACCGGCCATGGCACCGCAGCTACCGGCCCCGCTGGTATCGCTACTATCGCCTCCGCCGGCACCGCCACCTCCGCCACCGCCCATCAGGTCACCATCTACCGAGGGCTTCGAAGGTGACAGCTCCACGGCGGTCTCTCGGCGCAGCGGGTAGCGATGGCTGTAGTCTATGGATACGCCAATCTGTGGAGGATTACGTTCGTGAGTATTTGATAGAGAGTTATAGATAGACCACATTACCTCGAATCCCTGGGCGCTGGCATCAATTGAGCCGCGGGACTCGATCAGTCCCTCTAGAATCATGTAGTCGTTCTCTTCGCACTCCTTCAGATGCTTCTTCTCCAGCAAAGCCGCAGCTTCAGCCCGCGACATTTCTGTTTTGGGCCGGTCCAAAGAAGCTGTCATTTAAATGGGGTAAAACAAGCGTGAGTTGGgttgcaaattcaataaaaaatcGTGTGTGATGGCATTCATTTCGCTTTGGTGGCGGCGGAAGCAAGGCAATGATACGGGTATTGCGCATTCACCCGGTTAGTTACACACTTTGCTCACGGTTGTTGAAACGCCTCGATGGTAAGCAAAAAACGGGTGACTAGGGCTCATTCGGATTCATTGGATAACCTTGTGCTCCTCGCGGCTTTTGGGCCTGGCTTACCTTTGTTACTTGGCAGGGATACCGTGGGCGATGCAATCATGTGGCAGACGCTCTCCAGCTCGTCCGTGATCGAGGTGTACTCGCTGTGCAGTTTCAGCAAGATATTTCTGGAGGGTTTCGCATGCAATACTGATTTACCTAGAGTTCGGAGTTCGTGGTTAGGTTCAAAGAAAAGATGTGTGCGAgagaacaaacaaaataaaaacttcaTTCGGTTATGGTTAAAGTGCtaatttgttggccaaatcgGTTTGCTggattggtttggtttggtttggattGGTTTTCGtctaattttttttggattaGGTGGAATGGAGTGACGGGTTTAGTAGCCTGAATTTTGAGCGCAGATCAGAGGCTGGCACGGTTTCCATCCTTCGATGGTTGCTTACCCGGATGTGCGGATCCCTGGCCCACGGGCGTATCCTTGTCGCTGTCCGGTTCCGATTGTGTGAGGCTCATCTGGCGGCGGGACAACGAGGCCAGCTGGTTGAGGCTGATGTGCGACCGGTTTATGTCCGCCCCGGTTAAGGAGTACGTTTCCGAGTTGCGGCGACACAGGGATACCGTGCGCTGTCGCAGTGCTCGATGTCTGGCAGCTGTTTGCGATAAAAAGATACTTTTATACTCATTCCATACTTATAAGACCTTCTTGGGGATAGAGAACAGCGAACAGGACACATTGCAGTGAAGGCTGTGCGATTAGGACATTACCCTCAAAGTTGATGTCTGGCGTCGCATCATCAGAGTTGTCGCCTCCGACGAGCGTCTggtcgtcgtcgttgttgcCCATGGGCGTCAGAGTGTCCTTGCTCTCCGTGCTGGCATCCGTATCCTGGCGCACCGTCACGTACGGAGTCCGTTTAACCGTCTCACAGGTCGATGGACGCTGCGACACCGGAATGTAGATGTCCGAGTCCACCTCCGACTGCATCGACGCCTTGCGGACCACCTGCTCGTTGAGGGCCTCACGTGACTTGACCACTTCGTCCGGTTCCTCCGGCAGAGGCACCACCTCAAAGTGCGTGCCCTCGTCGAAGATGTAGGCATCAGGACGGACCTCGGTCAGCGAACGGTTAAAGCGGCGCCGGGTTGTGACCTGGATACATTCAACACAAGTGtgtgcacagaaagaaaaaaatagtATGTCATCGgttcaataatttatttcacataaaacattttctaacataaaatttcaaagtataaataacaaataaatagaGACAAACTAATTTGAATCATACTAATAATTGCTAGCGgtcacaaaaattaaaagattcTGGATATAAAAGAGAGCCCACAAAACGTATAATAAATGTGATGTCAAAGAGCCTGGGGGCTAAAGCATATTCGAAGCAATCTATTTATTGGATCGAAGAATATCAAGTTCAGAATGACATTTTCTGTCCCAGTGTGCTTGGTATTGCTGCGATATGTAATTCAAACGCACCTGGAGCGAATTCAAATTCAGACCGGCACCCAGACCAAGTGGAACGATGgctcctccaccaccaccaccaccaccaccactgccaCCGCCAGCACCATTTCCTCCGCCGCCGACGCCACCGCCCTCCGTGTCCGAAATGGAGATGGTGCGCATGCGCTGCATCTCTCCGGGAATGTTAATCGTCGAGCCGCGCAAATCATCCGCACCAGCCGTGTGTGTCGACATGAAGCGATGTATGACGGCCAAATGCGAGAGTATCTGCTCCGAGGATTCCTCCATCTTTCGCAATCGGAACTCGATGTTCTGCAAAAGACACATGAAAAGTGGTAAGAAATCGAATTTAATTTCCACAGCATATTCAGCGTATATGCATGATAGTTGTTGGAAAAGCTGCAACGGCTGCAGTAAATGGTCATTCGGACGTGTCcaattttcaattcaaatgTAAAATCGTGCTGTCAGAACCCATGTTACTTCGGATAACACGAATCACActggaaatttgcataaaaatgcaaacacaGCATTGGGATAAATGTCGAAGCAGGTGGGATGATGGTGGGTACTGATGTCTACGCACCTGAACGGTGGCCGTTTGAATGTTTTCCTTCTGATTGATGTCCTCGATTTTCTGAGACATGGTCTCCACTCGCTCCGTGGTGTTCTTCACCCGCTCGTCCGTCGACTGATTAAGGATGATTTCCTGTTCGTGAAAGAAGCCCTCGACGCACTCCTCCTCGAAGTCGTACAGCCGCTCCAGGTCGTCCTTTTCCAGGAACAGTTTGAGACCATTGTCCCGCTGCACCTCCAATCCTGCGGATTGCCGATCAAGTGGACACATGTTACATGGCGAGTCAGGGCATAAAAGTACGGGCGAAAACCAAGAAtgaacaataacaacagcgcCCGGGGCAATGGGAGTGCACAATGGAATCGAAATGGAAAGTGTGGCAAATCGTTTCGCCATAACCCAATTAGGAggtgttgttattgttgtcgcCAAGTGGCAAGGTTGATTTCAATACAAAAGAGCaggtggcgtatacgtaatgcagTTAGTTACAGAAGCACACACAGTCGACACAGTTGGGGCAGGCACGCAGGGAGAAAAGTTAGATATTTGTACATTATTGCTGCTCGGCTGACAATGCCACAGACACGATTGACTCACAGGGAACAAAGCTAAACTTGCTCATCCCGGGCTCACCTTTCGCCTTCCGCACACAGTACTTGAGCAGCGAGTAGAAGTGGCACAGCGCGATGAAGGGCGGCGGCAGGACGGGCTTCTGCTGGTACTCCATCACCACAGTGAATCGCTGGAACATCCACACCTAAAGGCACAAATCATACCaaattatgaatatattttacgaGTAAATATGTGGCCATTTATGGCATATCagcataaaatgtaaattgtaaaGCATCAAACCTCATGGATTCGATCACAACACTCACCTGATGCGAAACCGAGTTGACCTCGTTGAAGATATTGTTGAATACGGCGATGAGCAAATTTATCAGCAGAATATTGGCAATCAAGAGGTACATGGACATGGTTATCGGCGTTACCCAATGGCCTGTAATCCAATTAGTTGGTGTGTTGGTGTTAAAAGTGCGGCATCAATACTCGCATGTATTCAGTGGCCGCCATCTGGATTCGGGGGCCACATACTCACCAGTGACGCAGCCCGGCTGGCTGGGATCCTCGCCGCAGGGAGGGTCGATATCGCCGGCGAACACCTCTCCGTACAGCATGAAGTAGGGCTGGAAGATGACCTGGAGAACGATAAATTAAAATGACCATTAAAGCGCCATCTGTTGGAGCCGGGGGGCATCGCCATCGAGACATGAGACATGGGCGGGCGTAATTCAATTTGCGCCAGTCGCCCAACATAAATGCAAGTTATACACATTGAAACacagtttggttatttttagcCATCACCTGACGATATTTGTGTGggggggttggggttggggttggtgttggtgttggggTTTTGGGGGTGGGCtggtgtctgtgtgtttgggATGCAagttatttgatttttaattttctggGACTTTTCATTCGAAATTGGAAACAGCATGctaaatatttacacatcGATGTCTCCCCATCTCATTTGCATATAACAGCTGGATTAATGCAAATGCTCTTTGATTAAAACTCTAATATTTGCCTTATAACTATCATCACTTATTCATTGCTGACCTAGGGCTAATATTTGCATTACACTGCTGCAGGCGGCTTAAATTATTTAGCAtgcaaaactgaaaaatggAATTAAATCAACGTTGAAGATGTCGAGCAGAAAAACAcgaaatttaaagaaaaatcaGAGGGGTGAGGGCTtgttataaatattcataagCGAAAACAGAGTACACACATTTACCTTAAAGAGGCACAGAGCTGGTCTAAATACTAGTTTGTACATCATGCAGAATTGAAAATACGGATTGAAATTAATGCATTGGACCGGAAAGAAGGAGTGGAGTCTCGGCTCGCCGAACCTGGCCAAACCCTTGCAAATTCAACACGGATTAGGTTTGACAGTCTTAAGTGGCAGATTCCAAACGGACTTAACAGTTTCCTTTGCAAGAGTCGAAAAGGAAAAGGTGGGGATGCGAGATTTCGGAGCAGAAGTAGGCTTTGGGGATCAAGAGACAGAGGAGAGAGCAAAAGATACACAGGTAcgagtatacgagtataaaCATTTTGGGGACACAGTCGAACTTCCAACGGAGTTAAAAGTAGATAAAAACGGGGTCCACATAAAACTCAGGTTGAAATAGAATACTTGGCACACATTGATCTCCATCAAGACACAACATCAACTATAGACCACACCAATATGCAGCAGATATATCtgagtattattattattatatttttttttttttaatttattttggcagACGCATCTAGGGCATTCTACAGTCGGCTCTCTATATAGCAAACCAAGTTCATCAATCACAAATGGCGTTACATTTGTCAAGTTGCCGCTCGTCAAATTCGAATGCTCATTGTGGGTGGGCGGAGTTGCAGATGTTGCCGCCGGAACTGTGGAGCTGGAACCGGTGGTGGAGCTGGCTGCAGTGGTGGTCACTGGTGGAGCACCCATTGTATGATAGCCACGATGATAGCTGGAACGGGTATTGTGCCCCAGGGCACCTAGAAATCCGGGCGCCGTTATGGAGCCGGCAATAACCTGGcattttggcaattttcaAGAACATTTAACGGGCGATTTATGCGATTAATGCGATTAATGCGATTTATATGACAAAGATGGTTAGTGAAGGCAATAAAGTGATAGATTTGAGTTCGAAATGTGGCGGACAAATGACAGAATGacagaaagaaagaaagaagagTATAATACGAGACAGTCAATTTGAGCGTCATTTGTTCGGTGATTTTGATTAAATTCTAGTTAGTCAACTACTTAATGTAAAGTGGATTGAATGGAGCACCAATCGACAAAACTACTCGTACGTAAAAATGATTTGCTTGCACCACTACTGAGGAACGCAGGCCAAAAACTTGCTTTGCTTGCTATTAAGTAAATGTATGTACTCCGCATCGTtaggtatgtatatatttaaagttaaaGCTGCAATTGAAATCGTCGAAAGGACACACTCGCTTTcactgtgtgtgagtgtgtcgGTTTGTGTTAATGAGGCTGACATACGCACATACACTCAAATCGGGGGATTAGTTTATTTACAGAAAGTCGACAGGACATATGTGTAGCATACAGCGGTATATATATAGCTTACCTCCTTGATGAGACTCCAGGTGGGTTGTTTGTCGGGGAAGAGAATCGCTTGTCTGCTGACACCAAAGCTCATCAACACAACCGCCAATAGGACCACGAAGTAAATCATGTTTTTCACCATTTTGCCCATCATAGTGACCAGTGGtcctgaaatattttataatataaaagcTACTTCTCCGCTTTCTTTATTGAAtggctttttttttacaagGAATATAACAATGCAAACTAAGTACTAAAGGGTCAATTGTAATGGTGTTCGGTAGAGATTTATATACCTCATATGTACGCCTTATTTATTGGCTTAATTTAGCTTACGGAACTAAAGACTCACCCAGATATTTATTCACGCCAAGAATGTTCAGTATTCGCAGGTACCAGTATATGCTGTCCACACAGTAGATAACTCGTCCAATATCCATCGTATTCGGCCGGAATCGAAATGCCAAACCGATGACAAAGAGTATAATGGCTGCTCCGTCGCACGGATTCCACAtattccacgcccacaccgaGAACTTATGCCTGCTCGCCGAATTCGAATTAATGGCGCCCAACGAGGAATCGTTAATTCAAGCGTAAGAGGCACATATTGAAGACATAAAGTAATGGAAATTCGCACAACTGTGAAATACGCCCAGCTTCATTTGCACTCATCGCCAGATGCAATTAAACACAAATGATTGAGGTGTGCGGGTATAGGGGTCTACTTACGTAATGGCCACCGGTTCGGAGGATATTATTTCGCGCACCTTTTCGAAGCCCAGCGTTGTGATATATGCTATCGAGTACCACTCCTGCCAACGCGGCATATTCTCCATCTTCACCAGCACAGTGAAGGAGAACATTATGAGAAAGAACATATAGGCAATCTGCAATGGAAAACGGAGGGTTTAGAAACTGAGAAATTGGCCATGAAAATTGGTTGAAAGCTACAATAGCTATGATATACCTATCTCCAGAAAAAAATACCTACTCGATTGAGTCGAATATGAAAATTATAACTATGatcaaaaactatttatatacatatactacCTTTCGCCCAGTGCACTTGCATCGGAAATGAATCCAGCAAGCTCGATAGTAATTTCCGCCACTTACCGAATCCGCCCAGAACTTGGTGATGGGTGCCGTGTAGAACTCGTAGAACTTCTTTTTCAGGCGCAGCGGCTGGTGCTGTTTCACCTCATTGTACTCGGAAAGATTGAAGAACTCTCGAAATTGGGCGGGATCTGAGTCGGTGAGTGAGACCTGTGGGGAAATGACGACGGTATTAGTGGGCCAGCAGGGGCGAAAGTGAAGGCCGAGTGGCGCTTGATAGTTTTCGGACTTAATTAAATCATCAATGTGCAGTGAACATTCAAAGAGAGCCACGTGGGGATATATTACATTGGGGAATTGGGTATACGCCCCGTTGAATCGGCGTGTCAAATGTGATTTAGTTGGCTGTCTAATTAATTTGCTGGTGTTTTAGGCTCGATTTGCTATTGCTATTTATACGCGTGTTTAGTTTCCAGACACAACATGCAGAACAAATTAATGAAGTTAAGCATTATgcaaatcaaaatgttttaGCCGCAGGGTGTTCGAAATGTGCTGACAAAAAGTAGCATAGAGCAACTGTACTACTGAGGTAAATCGAGAAGGATTTAATAAAAGGTGTACTGTTGAATTCACACATTTTCTACGCATACATTTTCGCAAATGAAGCTACGAAATGCGCATTCCAAAAGGGAATAATATGAGGCAAAACTACTAAAGCCAGTTACAGAAATGccattgaaatgaaaatatctTGTGGAAGTGGGAGTAAATTATATCCGGGTTCAACTAACTTTGGAGGGCTGTTCTTCCGCTCCAGCAGTGAGATTAACCTGTAAAATTGATACGATACAAGTACTAGGACATTAGAATGGCGTGTGCGGTTTTCAATTGCAAAAATATCCATCCCTATGCAGATGGGTGTCtgagtacgagtacgagtataaCTGATGTGCTGACTGGGTGATACCATAATGTCATATGTAGAGTTTTCAGGTGTCTTTGTCTAGGAATCGAGCTACAATAACCAAaggggaaataaaaataaacaaagggGAACggcatttctttttctgttcTGTGCTGTCACTTTAAGTTTACAAAATGTTATGGTCGAGCAAAATGGCAGTCTTATCGCATTCTGAGTCGAACATTTCGATGGAAAAATACGAGTAGGTGGTGTATGAAGAGCTGGTTTGTGTTGGTTGTTTCATTGGTTGGTTGATTggttggttttgtttgtttgtttggttgtttTGTGGAGCTACTcactttgccattttcgtGTACTTTTGTATCGCGCACTGAGTAAGAATCCGCCAATAGAGCCTGCAACGGTTCACGCACATTTTTCGCATTTATCAGATATGTAATCACTCTTTAGTTTTACTTTCTAAAGGGTTTTGAGCGGTGATCTTTGGACATAGTACTTTAGTTCAGATGAAGAAGTGGTTGTGTGGAGGTGTGTGTTTTAGGTACAGGTTTCCATAATGATTTGTGGTGCAGGAAAGATTTTAAGTTGAAAGTATTGCAAATACTTCATCACACATACGTAGGCATTCCACAGATATGTACATGGGGGCGAACAAACTACtattaaatacatttcctCTTGCACTCAATGgactttaatttgatttggtGATTAACAGATTAACCCCTTCCAATAGAAAAGTGGGTGGCGATGGAGCCTGAGCTTGTGCAGTGCCCCAGTAACtgaaaaacaatatttgcaCAAGTGCCTTGCCTCCTCTCGAGTCATTCAGTGAGTAGTTTGACATAGACCTGATGGCATTTGATGTGGTTTTGTTGGCAACGAATGCTGGGGGATAATGCTTAGAGTGGGGTTTGTGCCGAGATTATTACTTAATTTAACTTTAAGCCAGCTCTTGGCTGTTGCCAATGAATGTCATTACGCTGCTAATGGATATTCGCACTTAATTCGAACTAAAGAGgactttaaaattttatggGAAGCATTAGAGGCAAAAGCTACTCGAATGTAACGAGGGCGGGCAATATTCGGTAACTTACATCTGTTGAATTCGAGACACTCTTAAAGGAGGGCGAGCTGTTTTCAGCTGGTATAAGCTTGCACTTTGGGAAAATACACATTCAAATGATGGTTAGTGGtgaacaaaaaattacattaaaaactGGGCGAAAtgtaatgaattttaaatgagTTCCCAATTTTTAGTGGCCACATTTCAGGGCTGTGAGTTGTACTAAACTATCGAAGGAGATGAAAAGAGCACGTGTTTGTGCTCCCGATTGATTGGGCTGttctataaataatatagTAAATCAACATAATCAATAAAACACATTATTCGAAAGCCCCTTAGAAGAAAATTcgttaatttcaaaaataactGGAGCAGAAAAAGTGTAGCAACTCCTGCACCAAAAccaaatattgatttttcttgtttttgtctTCTCAGGAGTGCCTCAGAAATATTTATTCCTTTGAAATCCCTTTCAATGGCACCAAAGAGTATCTTCTAGTAAAAATAATCTTGGCAAAAATTCTGACGATGATGTACACTTTAAAAACGTTGTATTGTGCAAGGGAATTATATAGCTTATGTGGTCTTCCTGCACGTCgcttttaaaatttaaattcataaaaacaTGTATACCAAATTACGATACAGATCAAAGAACAAGTATGTATGAATCGAGTAGTGTAGACAGATAGTTCGGTTTCGAAAGcaaacaaagtaaataaagtATAGTTTTGTGATTTGCCAACCAGAACATATACAAAGATACAGAGATACAGAGATAGAGAGATAGAGTCAGAAACAGAGCAGAGACAGCAAAGAGAACATATACATGTGTGTATGCATATAGATATAGACGACTTGAACACCAAAGAAACGGAAGTCAAGTATTTGGCATAGATCTGATTGATTGTTACTACCTTGTCGCGATTATTAGCACCCGCGCCCATGCTATATCTCAAGGAAATGGATCTTTTGGCTTTTAAAAGGGCGCTCTATAAACAGACAGATTTGAATTTAGGATTGATGAACAGCAGAGCGATAATTTGGTCAGTGGTTAATGGTAAACGTTAGACGTAAGGTTAGTAGATAAAATTGAATACTGAAATTGAAACTAAACGCTGACGCTGAAAACGAATAAGGCACACATTTAGGACTGGCACATATAGACAACGaaaccaaattaaattgaatgtTAGTAAGAAATGAacaaaataactttaaattacTGAAAACACAAAGCCAAATACCTCGGCATCCGGCTGCGAACGATCCGAGTCGTCATTGTCCAGATTCTGGTTTTCCAGATGCTCCTCCTCAGTCTGCGGCatctgctgcagctcctccttcGACTTGAAGTCAAGCTGCCTGATGTACAATGGCATCGCCAAGCCCAAGATGACCTGGATGCAGCACACAACACCCATTTGTAAGGCAAGCACAAAATCAGAGGTCGAGTGATTATAAGTCATACCTTGAAGTTGGTATTCTTGCGGGTTCGCAGTCCACCCATCCACAGATCCGCCAGGATCACCTGACTACAGGGATGAGCGAGAAGGGCACGATGGTTGGCCGCCACAGCCAGCGAAAGGCAGCTCTGATTTGACCAGGAGTGCAGCTCGCAGGTCAGCAGTCTTTGCGCCTTTTCCGCATCCTGTCGGTAACTGAAGTCCAGCAGCTTGTTGCCTAgcatagaaaataataa is part of the Drosophila yakuba strain Tai18E2 chromosome 2R, Prin_Dyak_Tai18E2_2.1, whole genome shotgun sequence genome and encodes:
- the LOC6530503 gene encoding transient receptor potential cation channel trpm isoform X21; translation: MLKQKRLAKQKPKAKPHQPRSWIETNFQKRECIKFIPCPKDDTKCCCGQAQITHQTIPGIESGSPGDLWLPTKHTRPQPTDAYGTIEFQGGAHPTKAQYVRLSFDTRPELLVQLFTKEWNLELPKLLITVQGGKANFDLQAKLKKEIRKGLLKAAKTTGAWIFTGGTNTGVTKQVGDALLLEGQQRTGRVVSIGIAPWGIVERNHELLGHNREVPCHSISSPRSKLAVLNNRHAYFLLVDNGTQAKYGAELILRRKLEKFISNLKLHPFTHSSTPVVCLVIEGGTNTIRAVLEYVTDSPPVPVVVCDGSGRAADLLAFVHKYASDGEEQPVLESMRDYLIGTIQKTFEVGLDQSEKLYQELLQCTRNKNLITVFRIQEKPEGEAQELDQTILTALFKSQHLSPPEQLSLALTWNRVDIARSEIFVYGQEWPNGALDEAMMQALEHDRIDFVKLLLENGVSMKKFLTIPRLEELYNTKHGPANTLGYILRDVRPHIPKGYIYTLHDIGLVINKLMGGAYRSYYTRRKFRPIYAKVMNSYANACRKSSTYQYQRYAGANSLSLVTGLLPFTSEMALFEFPFNELLIWAVLTKRQQMALLMWTHGEEALAKSLVSCKLYKAMAHEAAEDDLDTEIYEELRSYAKEFESKGNKLLDFSYRQDAEKAQRLLTCELHSWSNQSCLSLAVAANHRALLAHPCSQVILADLWMGGLRTRKNTNFKVILGLAMPLYIRQLDFKSKEELQQMPQTEEEHLENQNLDNDDSDRSQPDAESALLKAKRSISLRYSMGAGANNRDKALLADSYSVRDTKVHENGKVSLTDSDPAQFREFFNLSEYNEVKQHQPLRLKKKFYEFYTAPITKFWADSIAYMFFLIMFSFTVLVKMENMPRWQEWYSIAYITTLGFEKVREIISSEPVAITHKFSVWAWNMWNPCDGAAIILFVIGLAFRFRPNTMDIGRVIYCVDSIYWYLRILNILGVNKYLGPLVTMMGKMVKNMIYFVVLLAVVLMSFGVSRQAILFPDKQPTWSLIKEVIFQPYFMLYGEVFAGDIDPPCGEDPSQPGCVTGHWVTPITMSMYLLIANILLINLLIAVFNNIFNEVNSVSHQVWMFQRFTVVMEYQQKPVLPPPFIALCHFYSLLKYCVRKAKGLEVQRDNGLKLFLEKDDLERLYDFEEECVEGFFHEQEIILNQSTDERVKNTTERVETMSQKIEDINQKENIQTATVQNIEFRLRKMEESSEQILSHLAVIHRFMSTHTAGADDLRGSTINIPGEMQRMRTISISDTEGGGVGGGGNGAGGGSGGGGGGGGGAIVPLGLGAGLNLNSLQVTTRRRFNRSLTEVRPDAYIFDEGTHFEVVPLPEEPDEVVKSREALNEQVVRKASMQSEVDSDIYIPVSQRPSTCETVKRTPYVTVRQDTDASTESKDTLTPMGNNDDDQTLVGGDNSDDATPDINFEAARHRALRQRTVSLCRRNSETYSLTGADINRSHISLNQLASLSRRQMSLTQSEPDSDKDTPVGQGSAHPGKSVLHAKPSRNILLKLHSEYTSITDELESVCHMIASPTVSLPSNKASLDRPKTEMSRAEAAALLEKKHLKECEENDYMILEGLIESRGSIDASAQGFEIGVSIDYSHRYPLRRETAVELSPSKPSVDGDLMGGGGGGGAGGGDSSDTSGAGSCGAMAGISSGFQLKNERPWQRNSSMEQQTYPSPLVPTRATSDFLNPPYEGRLFKKSSESLQKNSSTETDYSAHPYRFIKQSSNETNTSLTGSYNVDTPSLTAEPSLDAGDSHSATGISISVGAVGGTATARYQPIRTASVGAADGRRLREESSSSLDLSSSGPVTMQAAPAPPVRPMLLKKQFSVDQGKPSQPSAEAVPQTPEAAQAGQAKLISTLKPQPFASKLGMNVLKESSSSTDESVGSSAKSSNPALSIPQISTHLVQDEIAKLSSNIKSSTESEKDPPFNETMC